The proteins below are encoded in one region of Malaclemys terrapin pileata isolate rMalTer1 chromosome 8, rMalTer1.hap1, whole genome shotgun sequence:
- the ZNF326 gene encoding DBIRD complex subunit ZNF326, with amino-acid sequence MDYGEEMDRDYGHGAYGGPRSMDSYLNQSYGMESHGGGGGGGGGGGGGNRFGPYESYDSGSSLGGRDLYRSGYGYNEPEQSRFGGSYGGRFDSSYRNSLDSFGGRNQGGSSWEAPYSRSKLRPGFMEDRGRESYSSYSSFSSPHMKPAPVGSRGRGTPAYPESGFGSRSYDAFGGPSTGRGRGRGHMGDFGGMHRPGIVVDYHNKPSSAAVAARGIKRKIIQQPYNKPGGTFIKKPKLTKPIMMNQNKLPSTKPEVKSEEEEKRRIEARREKQRRRREKNSEKYGDGYRMAFTCSFCKFRTFEEKDIEAHLESAAHQETLDHIQKQTKFDKVVMEFLHECMVNKFKKTAMRKQQTNNQTENVQVVEKDVMEGVTADDHMMKVETVHCSACSVYVPALHSSVQQHLKSPDHTKGKQAYREQIKRESVLTATSILNNPIVKARYELYVKGENPFEITDQSQDQQAGEEEEEDKADEPAEEEEEEEEEEEETEEQTDFTLDQTEDN; translated from the exons ATGGATTACGGGGAAG AAATGGACCGTGACTATGGACATGGAGCTTATGGTGGCCCAAGATCCATGGACTCTTATCTAAATCAATCTTACGGGATGGAGAGtcatggaggaggaggtggtggaggaggaggaggaggaggtggtaacAG GTTTGGACCTTATGAGTCTTACGACTCCGGGTCTTCTCTGGGTGGGCGAGATCTGTACAGATCTGGCTATGGTTATAATGAACCCGAACAAAGCCGCTTCGGAGGTAGTTATGGTGGTCGATTTGACAGCTCCTACCGGAATAGCCTTGACTCTTTCGGAGGTAGAAACCAGGGCGGGTCTAGCTGGGAAGCACCTTACTCACGTTCAAAATTGAGGCCTGGGTTTATGGAggacagaggaagagagagtTACTCTTCCTACAGCAGTTTTTCTTCACCCCATATGAAGCCTGCACCTGTAGGCTCTCGGGGGAGAGGAACGCCTGCTTATCCTGAAAGTGGATTTGGAAGCAGAAGCTATGATGCTTTTGGAGGACCATCAACAGGCAGAGGCCGAGGCCGAGGA CATATGGGAGACTTTGGAGGGATGCATAGACCTGGAATTGTTGTTGACTATCATAACAAACCCAGTTCTGCAGCAGTTGCTGCAAGaggaataaagagaaaaattATACAGCAGCCATATAACAAACCTGGTGGGACATTTATCAAGAAACCCAAACTGACAAAACCTATTATGATGAACCAGAATAAACTACCTA GTACCAAACCAGAGGTCAAAAGTGAAGAGGAGGAAAAACGCAGAATTGAGGCAAGAAGAGAGAAACAGAGGCGTAGAAGGGAGAAAAACAGTGAAAAATATGGTGATGGATACAG AATGGCATTCACTTGCTCATTCTGTAAATTTCGAACCTTTGAAGAGAAAGACATTGAAGCTCATTTGGAAAGTGCTGCTCACCAGGAAACATTGGATCATATtcagaagcaaaccaaatttgaCAAAGTAGTGATGGAGTTTCTGCAC GAGTGTATGGTGAATAAATTCAAGAAGACAGCTATGCGCAAACAGCAGACTAACAACCAAACTGAAAATGTCCAAGTTGTTGAAAAAGATGTAATGGAAG GCGTTACTGCTGATGACCACATGATGAAAGTTGAGACTGTTCACTGCAGTGCTTGCAGTGTGTATGTTCCTGCACTACACAGTTCTGTTCAACAGCACTTAAAATCTCCTGATCACACAAAGGGAAAACAA GCCTACAGAGAACAAATAAAAAGGGAGAGTGTACTGACTGCTACCAGCATCTTGAATAACCCAATAGTGAAGGCACGATATGAGCTGTATGTCAAG GGTGAAAATCCTTTTGAAATTACTGATCAATCTCAGGATCAGCAGGcgggggaagaagaagaagaagacaagGCTGATGAGcctgctgaagaggaagaggaagaggaggaggaggaggaagaaacagaAGAACAAACTGACTTCACCCTTGACCAAACTGAAGATAACTAA